Below is a window of Leifsonia sp. NPDC080035 DNA.
TACGTCCCGGCCCGGCGCACGCTGCTCATCCCGCGGGACCCGGTGCTCCGCCCGGCGGGGCGGGTGTGGCGCCTCGGCGTCCTGCTGCTGGATGCGCGGGGCGGCCTGCGCGCGACCGGGCGGCTCGTGCGCGCGACGCCTCCCGGGCGCACCCAGTACATCTCGGTGTCCGCCGAGACCCGGCGCGCCTACCGTGCCGCCGCGGAGCGCGGGCACTTCCGCGACGGGGAGACGGTGAACTTCGATGCTCCGCCCATCGAGCTGACGGTGGATGCGCTGAGCGCGTCCGACGGGCCGGTGCTGCTGCGCGACGGGCGCGCACTGGTGCGCTGGAGCGCCGCCGCGCAGCAGCCGGTGGACTTCCACGCCTACCTGGCGGAGCGCGTCGAACTGCTCGCGGACCCGCCGGAAGGCGCCTGACGACGCGTGAGGATCAGGCCTCGGTCGGGGTGGTGTCGCCGTTCTTGCCGGTGACCTCGTCCAGCTTGTCGGACGCCTTGCCGACCACCTCGCTGACCTTGTCGCCGAGCTTGTCGGAGGCCTTGCCCGCGAAGTCGCGGACCTCGCCCTTCACCTGCTGCACGGGGTCGGAGCCGGAGAAGCCCTCCCACTTGCGGCGCATGTTCTCGTAGGCGCCGCGTCCGGCCTTCGATCCGATCACGAAGCCGACACCGACGCCGGCGAGAAAGATGATGATCTTCATGGCGTGCAGGGTACGCGCGCCCGGCGGGACGCGACAGGGGCAGAATGTCGTGCGTGACGCAGTCGTCGAGCATCCCGGTCTTCGAGGCCGCGGTGGCCGCGTGGGCCGGCGGGTCCGGACCGGTCGCACCGCCGGCCGAGCTCGTCGCGGCCGTCCTCGTGGAGGGCGCCAGCGACCGCGCGGCCGTGCTGGCCGCAGCCCGCGTGCTCGACCGCGACCTCGCGGCCGAGGGGGTCGCCGTGCTGCCGATGGGCGGCGCGATGAGCGTCAGGCGCTACGTCGCGCTGCTCGGCGCCTCCCGGCCCGGCCTCCGCCTCCGCGGCCTCTGCGACGCCGGCGAGGTGCGCTTCTTCGAGCGCGCGGGCCTCGGCGCGGACGCGATCGCGGTGTGCCGTCCCGACCTGGAGGGCGAGCTCATCCACGCGCTCGGCGAGCGCCGG
It encodes the following:
- a CDS encoding TOPRIM nucleotidyl transferase/hydrolase domain-containing protein; protein product: MTQSSSIPVFEAAVAAWAGGSGPVAPPAELVAAVLVEGASDRAAVLAAARVLDRDLAAEGVAVLPMGGAMSVRRYVALLGASRPGLRLRGLCDAGEVRFFERAGLGADAIAVCRPDLEGELIHALGERRVEELLDDEGDLRLFRMFQQQPAQRGRATAQQLHRFLGTTSGRKEQYGRVLTAALTADALPAPLRAAASSR